GGCCGCCCGCACCACTATGTCCTGTTGGGCACCACGCGCGACGACGCCGTGGGCGAGTGCTTTGACAAGGTGGCCCGCCTGCTGGACCTGCCCTACCCCGGCGGGCCGTCCATCCAGCGCGCGGCGGAGGGGGGCAACCCGAAGGCCTTCAAGTTTCCCCGGGCCATGCTCCGCGACGAGAGCCTGGACTTCAGTTACAGCGGGCTGAAGACGGCGGTGCTGTACACCCTGCGCGACCACCCCGACGCCGGCCGGGCCGACCTGGCGGCGAGTTTCCAGGAGGCGGCGGTGGACCTGCTGATCGCCAAGACGGAGCGCGCCCTCGACCGGACGGGCGCGGAGCGCCTCGTGATCGCGGGGGGCGTGGCGGCCAACCGCCTGCTGCGCGAGCGCGCGGCGCGGCTGCCTGCGGAGCTGTTCCTCCCGCCCATGAAGTACTGCGTGGACAACGCCGCCATGATCGGCGCCGCCGCCGCGTCCCGGCTGGAGCACGGCCTCGTCGAGGGGGGGCTGGACACGGCGGCGGACCCGTCCCTGCCCCTGTGCGCGTCCCGGGAAGACTGAGTCCCTTTCCGATTGACTTGACCGCCGCCGCTTCGTATGCTGGTGGACGAAACAGCGGCCGGCGCGCCGCAGGCAACCCCAAGGAGGAGCGAACCATGGCAGCATCCAAGAAGAATCACAGCCCCAACGACCTGCGCAGGCGCGTGGGAAACATGGACCAGATCGCGGGGGTCCGCATGGTGGCGCTGGAGGATGGCAACGAGCGGCCCAGCCGCGCGGCGGTCTTCCACACCGGCTCGGGCCTGGAGTTCACGGTCATGCTGGACCGGTGCCTGGACATCTCCGCCGCGAGTTTCTGCGGCAAGGCGATGGGCTGGCGCTCGGTGTGCGGCGACGTGGCGCCGCAGTACTACGAGCCCGAGGGCTTCCGCTGGCTGCGCAGCTATTTCGGCGGCCTGCTCACCACCTGCGGCCTCTCCAATGTGGGGGGGCCCGCGGCGGACAGCGCCGTGAGCGGCGTGGGCCTGCACGGCCGCATCGGCAACGCCCCGGCGCGGAACGTCCAGGTGGAGCAGGACTGGGATGAGGACGGCTACTACCTCCTCTCTGTCGAGGGCACGATGCGCGAGGCCGTGGTTTTCGGCGAAAACCTCACCCTCACCCGCAACGTCTTCACCGTGATGGGCGAGAAGCGCTTCTGGGTGCAGGACACGCTCACCAACGAGGGCTTCCGCCGGTCGCCGTTCATGCTGCTGTACCACTGCAACGTGGGGTGGCCCGCCGTGGACGGCGGGTCGCGGCTCTACGCGCCCAGCCGCCGGGTGGCGCCGGTCACGGACCACGCGCGCGACGGCCAGGAGAAGCACAACGTCATGGACCCGCCCACGCCGGACTATGCCGAGAAATGCTACTACCACGACATGGAGCCCGACGAGGAGGGCGCGGTCACGGCGGCCATCGTCAACAGGGACGGCTTCGGCGTCTATGTGAAGTACTTCAAGGACGAGCTGCCGCGCTTCGTGCAGTGGAAGATGATGGGCGAGCAGGACTACGTCTGCGGGCTGGAGCCGTGCACCTCCGGCGTGGCGGGGCGCGCCGAGACGGAGAAACAGGGCCTGCTGGAATATCTGGAGCCCGGCGAGTCGCGGGCCTTCGGCCTGGAGTTCGGCGTTGTGGAGTCGCCGGAGGAGCTCGAGGCGCTGCGCAAGATGCGGCGGCGCGTCAAAACCGAATATGTCCGCAAACCCCTCGACCTGCTCAAGGGCGGCAAATAGCGCGCGGCGGGAGGCGGAATCCGCACCGAGGTTCTTTTTTCAGTGAACGACACGGCAGTCCATTCAGAGGAGACGCTCAGGGGGGCGTTTCAGCGGCTCTTCCCCGGGGAGACGCCGCGTCTCGCGCGCGCCCCCGGCAGGGTCAACCTGATCGGGGAGCACACCGACTACAACGGCCTTCCCGTCCTCCCCATGACGCTGGCGCACGAGGTGCGCCTGCTCTTCTCCCCCCGCGCCGACACCCGGGTGCTGCTGCGCAACCTGCGGCCCGAATACCCGCCTGTGGAGTTTGACGGCGCCGGCAAGCCGTCCCCCTCCCCCGCCGGGTCGTGGGAGAACTATGTGAAGGCCGCGCTTCTCGGGGCGCGCCAGTATGCCCCCGGCCTGCCGGACGCCGGACTGAACCTGCTGGTGGACGCCACCCTGCCCGCCGGGGCGGGCCTGAGTTCGTCCACCGCCCTGGTGGTGGCCGCTGCCCTCGCCTTTCTGGACGCCGCCGGCCGCGCCCCGGCAACGATCCGGGACCGGCTGCGGCTGGCCTCCGCCCTGGCGGAGGCGGAGCATTTCGTGGGCACGCGCGGAGGCGGCATGGACCACGCGGTCCTCCTGCTCGGGAGCGCGGGCCACGCCTGCAAGATAGACTTCTTCCCCCTGCGCGTGGAGCACGCGCCCCTGCCCGACGACTGCGCCGTGGTGGTGTGCGACTCCCTGGTGAAGGCGGAGAAGAGCGGCGCGGCGCGGGGCAAATACAACCTTAACCCGCGCCTGTGCGCCCTGGCCTGCGCGTTGGTGCGCCGGCAGCTCCGCGAGGACTTCGGCGAGGAGGTGCCCCTGGAACGTTTGGGCGACCTGTGGTCCGGCCCCCTCTGCCTCACCACGCGCGAGGCGGAAAACCTGTTCATGAGCGCCATCCCCGAGGGGCGGCTTACCCTGCCGGAAATCGCGCGGCTCCTGGGCCTCTCCCCCGAAGACGCGGCGCGGAAACACCTCCCGGACGTCACCGTGCCCCCTGAAGGGGTGGACCTGCACGCCCGGGTCACCCACCAGGCCGCCGAGTACCGCCGGGTGGAGCATGCCCGCGACGCCCTCATCGCGAACGACCCGGAGGCCTTCGGCCGCCTCATGGTCGCCTCGCACGACAGCTGCCGCGACAACCTCGGCGTGAGCTGCCCCGAACTCGACCGGCTGGTGGACACGGCCCTCAAGGCGGGGGCCCTGGGCGCGCGCCTGACCGGAGCGGGTTTCGGCGGCGCCACCGTCAACCTCGTCTGGCGCGAGAAGACCTTCTCCTTCATTGAGCAAATGGCCCGCGTCTGCTATTCGGGACACCCCGGCCCGCCGCCGGTCTTCATCGCCGAGACCGCGCCCCCCGCCGGTGTGGGGGAATTGCACGGGTAGCCGCGCACCGCTCCGGGTCTTTCCCTAACGCGCCGGGCGCACCGGAAACGCCGCAAGCACCCCGGCGGTGGCCGCTGTCATTCCCTGCGTGTAGGCCCCGGGGTCCCGGACCTCGAAGCGCATCATTTCCCGCGCCCCGGCCCCATATCGGACAAACCCGTCGCCGGTCACGGAGACGCGCACGGGGGAAAAGGTGAAGAGGTCGTTGGCGGGCACGGTGGCGGCATCCCCGCCGGGCCGGACCGCATATCCCGCGTCCGTCTTGACGATGGGCTGCCCGCACAGGGCCGCAAACACGGCGGTGCACCACAGGTTGCGCGTTTCCGCGAAGAGTTTGTCGCGGCGCGCCGGGTCCACCGGCTGGCGCAGGAAGGCAAGGGGATCGTCGGTCTCCTTTTCCAGGGCGTAGATAAAGAACTGCACCAGCTCCGGCGGCGCGCCGCGCAGCAGGTCCCCGTGGTTCGCCTGCCAGAACGAGGCGTGGCCCTGGTTCTGCCACGCGCCGCCGTCAAAACAGGGCACCCAGTAGACCGGCAACCCGGAACGCATCAGGCCGACATAGGCCTGCGGGTCAATCATGACGTTGTACTCGACGAAGTCGGGGCTGGAAGCGTCGCCGATGAAGGCACCAATGCGGCGGATCTTTTTGCGGCACAGCTCCGGATCCCGGTTGAACGCCGCCACCACGTCGCGGATGCTTCCCACGGACAGCACGACCACAGGCTCGGGGCTCTCCCGCAGCGTCTTCAAGATCAGCTCCACACCCCCCTGCCATTCCGGCCCCCGGTCCAGCCCCTTGTCATCGGGACTCGTGAGCGCGGGCCAGAGCCCCGCGGCCACGGGAACCTTCCTTCCCGTGAGGGCGTTCATCTGCCCCACGGGGATGGCGCCGGGCCGCCGGGCCTGCTCCCCTTTCATGCCCTGATCCAGCACAATCCCCAGAATCCTGACGCCCGGCAGGGCATACAAAGTCGCCACATCGAAGTGGTCGTCGGGGTCGTCGTGGGGATGAAAGAGGTCGGTGCAATAGAGCACCGGCACGTCACCAGCCGCTGCGGACAGGGAGAGGGCGCACACAACAAACACGGCTGACAACAAACGCATGGGAACCTCCTGGGCGGCGGCGGTGGACCGCGCGCCGCGGGGGCATTTTACCGCATGCGGAGCCGCCGCGGCGAAGTGCCGGAGAGGGAGGATGGACGAGATGGACCCTATGGACGGCATGGACAACGCGAACCGGGGAAGTTCCCCTCCGGCCGACATGGCATCCGCGCGTTCTCATGCACTAAAATACACGCGGCCCGACGGCCCCGCCGTTTCCCCCAAAACATCCTTTCCGGACAGGTGTTCTTTTGCCCTCCATCGAAAAGCTTCTTG
The Candidatus Hydrogenedentota bacterium DNA segment above includes these coding regions:
- the tsaD gene encoding tRNA (adenosine(37)-N6)-threonylcarbamoyltransferase complex transferase subunit TsaD, whose translation is MSVVLAFESSCDETGVAVVENGRTVRSNLVISQIEIHRVFGGVVPEIASRQHIKAIYPLAVAALDEAGLTPAPGETPAVDAVAATNGPGLMGSLLVGLGFAKALAYAWKKPFIPVHHIEGHLFSAFLDAEPPKFPFLALVVSGGHTQLIECGRPHHYVLLGTTRDDAVGECFDKVARLLDLPYPGGPSIQRAAEGGNPKAFKFPRAMLRDESLDFSYSGLKTAVLYTLRDHPDAGRADLAASFQEAAVDLLIAKTERALDRTGAERLVIAGGVAANRLLRERAARLPAELFLPPMKYCVDNAAMIGAAAASRLEHGLVEGGLDTAADPSLPLCASRED
- a CDS encoding aldose 1-epimerase family protein, translated to MAASKKNHSPNDLRRRVGNMDQIAGVRMVALEDGNERPSRAAVFHTGSGLEFTVMLDRCLDISAASFCGKAMGWRSVCGDVAPQYYEPEGFRWLRSYFGGLLTTCGLSNVGGPAADSAVSGVGLHGRIGNAPARNVQVEQDWDEDGYYLLSVEGTMREAVVFGENLTLTRNVFTVMGEKRFWVQDTLTNEGFRRSPFMLLYHCNVGWPAVDGGSRLYAPSRRVAPVTDHARDGQEKHNVMDPPTPDYAEKCYYHDMEPDEEGAVTAAIVNRDGFGVYVKYFKDELPRFVQWKMMGEQDYVCGLEPCTSGVAGRAETEKQGLLEYLEPGESRAFGLEFGVVESPEELEALRKMRRRVKTEYVRKPLDLLKGGK